One region of Arthrobacter sp. StoSoilB22 genomic DNA includes:
- a CDS encoding DUF805 domain-containing protein produces the protein MTSYPQQPQQTEQYGVQAGEPPLWAPYYGAPIGAAVKRFFKKYTAFSGRASRSEYWWVALALGVVGFVLQLLTGILGAAGSTTTSSGTVPGPGAVVGIILISVFYLAVLIPSIALLVRRLHDGNFSGWLALLGLIPFVGGLAILVFALLPSNPAGQRFDQPTA, from the coding sequence ATGACCAGTTACCCGCAACAACCTCAGCAAACCGAGCAGTACGGCGTCCAAGCCGGCGAACCGCCGCTGTGGGCACCTTATTACGGCGCTCCGATCGGCGCGGCCGTCAAGCGTTTCTTCAAGAAATACACCGCATTCAGTGGCCGCGCGAGCCGCAGCGAATACTGGTGGGTCGCCCTTGCCTTGGGCGTGGTTGGCTTTGTCCTGCAGCTCCTCACCGGCATTCTCGGCGCAGCCGGATCCACCACCACCAGCAGCGGCACGGTTCCCGGCCCGGGAGCCGTGGTGGGCATCATTCTGATCTCCGTGTTCTACCTGGCGGTCCTTATCCCGTCCATCGCCCTGCTGGTTCGTCGTCTCCACGATGGCAACTTCAGCGGCTGGCTGGCCCTTCTCGGGCTCATCCCGTTCGTGGGTGGACTTGCCATCCTGGTCTTCGCGCTCCTGCCGTCCAACCCGGCCGGCCAGCGTTTTGATCAGCCGACTGCATAG